A genomic stretch from Astatotilapia calliptera chromosome 4, fAstCal1.2, whole genome shotgun sequence includes:
- the LOC113021069 gene encoding acyl carrier protein, mitochondrial has product MAARVLQQCVRSFARPSLRLCSSNLALRVTAVQAVAVHRPLSFAADSRGTRWLVQSRIPSVGVLCRQYGDLPPLTLETIKERVMYVLKLYDKINPEKLQTSSHFMKDLGLDSLDQVEIIMAMEDEFGFEIPDAEAEKLMTPEEIVQYIADKKDVYE; this is encoded by the exons ATGGCGGCTCGTGTCCTGCAGCAGTGTGTCCGCTCCTTTGCTCGGCCCTCGTTGAGGCTTTGCTCCAGTAACCTCGCATTAAGAGTCACTGCCGTCCAGGCGGTGGCCGTCCACCGACCTCTCTCCTTCGCAGCAGACAGCCGGGGGACGCGGTGGCTCGTCCAGAGCCGG ATCCCCTCGGTGGGTGTGCTGTGCCGACAGTACGGAGACCTGCCCCCCCTCACTCTAGAAACCATCAAAGAACGAGTCATGTATGTACTCAAGCTCTACGACAAGATCAACCCAGAGAAG CTGCAGACGAGCTCTCACTTCATGAAAGATTTGGGTTTGGACAGCTTGGACCAGGTGGAGATCATCATGGCCATGGAAGATGAGTTTG GCTTTGAGATCCCAGATGCAGAAGCAGAGAAGTTGATGACTCCTGAGGAGATCGTACAGTACATCGCAGACAAGAAAGACGTTTATGAGTAA
- the dctn5 gene encoding dynactin subunit 5: MELSEILYNKAEYIETASGNKVSRQSVLCGSQNIVLNGKTIVMNDCIIRGDLANVRVGRHCVVKSRSVIRPPFKKFSKGVAFFPLHIGDHVFIEEDCVVNAAQIGSYVHIGKNCVIGRRCVLKDCCKILDNTVLPPETVVPPFTVFSGCPGLFSGELPECTQDLMIDVTKSYYQKFMPLSQI; the protein is encoded by the exons ATGGAGTTGTCTGAAATACTGTACAACAAAGCGGAGTACATTGAGACG gcTTCTGGCAACAAAGTGAGCAGACAGTCGGTACTATGTGGGAGTCAAAACATAGTCTTGAACGGCAAA ACTATTGTTATGAATGACTGCATCATCAGGGGGGACCTGGCTAACGTCAGGGTGGGCAGACACTGCGTGGTGAAAAGCCGGAGTGTTATTCGACCACCTTTCAAAAAGTTCAGCAAAGG GGTGGCTTTCTTCCCGCTGCACATTGGAGACCACGTCTTCATTGAGGAAGACTGCGTGGTCAATGCAGCACAGATTGGTTCCTACGTCCACATTGGGAAGAACTGTGTCATA GGTCGCCGTTGTGTGCTAAAGGATTGCTGCAAGATCTTAGACAACACCGTGCTTCCTCCTGAGACAGTGGTGCCACCTTTCACCGTTTTCTCTGGATGCCCAG gTCTGTTTTCAGGAGAGCTCCCAGAGTGTACACAGGACCTCATGATTGATGTAACCAAGAGTTACTACCAGAAGTTCATGCCCCTCAGCCAGATATGA
- the hapstr1a gene encoding HUWE1-associated protein modifying stress responses 1: protein MEEKKEDGDSEIQEHGPEHWFSKWERQCLAEAEQREPSEEDVDNEQDKLWHLFQNSATAVAQLYKDRVCHQQGLSLWVPFQNAATAVTNLYKESVEAHQRSFDRGIQIGHQRRNKDMLAWVKKRRRTIRREDLISFLCGKAPPHRSSRANPRLAMVAPSRANSPAETGSSVEADLQPFREAIALHGLSGAMASISVRSGAPGSPTHVSGSSSNGGGASGGASSGSGPVCRSRRNGLQDVDLNTFISEEMALHLDSTGAASAGGGGGTRKRNSTQCSDVITDSPTHKRNRMI, encoded by the exons ATggaggagaagaaggaagaCGGCGACTCGGAGATACAGGAACACGGACCCGAGCACTGGTTCTCAAAATGGGAGCGACAGTGTTTGGCCGAAGCGGAGCAGAGGGAGCCGAGCGAGGAGGACGTCGACAACGAGCAGGATAAACTGTGGCATCTCTTCCAGAACTCCGCCACTGCCGTGGCACAGTTATACAAAG ACAGAGTATGCCATCAGCAGGGCCTGTCATTGTGGGTGCCATTTCAGAACGCTGCTACAGCAGTCACCAACCTTTACAAAG AGAGTGTCGAGGCCCATCAGAGAAGCTTCGATCGGGGCATCCAGATAGGACACCAACGTCGTAATAAG GACATGTTGGCCTGGGTGAAAAAGCGCCGGAGAACCATCCGCAGGGAGGATCTGATCAGCTTTTTATGCGGCAAAGCACCACCGCACAGAAGTAGCAGGGCCAACCCTCGGCTGGCCATGGTGGCCCCCAGCCGCGCTAACTCACCAGCAGAGACTGGCTCATCTGTAGAAGCGGACCTCCAGCCCTTCAGGGAGGCCATAGCACTGCATG GTCTGAGTGGTGCCATGGCGAGCATCAGCGTCCGCTCCGGTGCTCCGGGTTCTCCTACGCATGTCAGTGGGAGTAGCAGCAACGGAGGTGGTGCGAGCGGAGGTGCTTCTTCCGGCTCTGGGCCGGTGTGCCGCAGCAGGCGTAACGGGCTCCAAGACGTCGACCTAAACACTTTCATCTCAGAGGAGATGGCGCTGCATCTGGACTCTACTGGCGCCGCCTCTGCCGGAGGGGGGGGAGGAACCAGGAAACGAAACTCCACCCAATGTAGTGATGTCATCACAGACTCCCCAACGCACAAACGCAACAGGATGATTTGA